The bacterium genome has a window encoding:
- a CDS encoding AtpZ/AtpI family protein: protein MALRPSAQPSQAGRALELGFEIGGCILIGLAIGYYLDRWLDTSPALLFVFMAFGFAAAVRVMIRFMKQAQMQQDDAAGSKEPGPEA, encoded by the coding sequence ATGGCCCTCCGTCCGAGCGCACAGCCGAGTCAGGCTGGCCGAGCCCTGGAACTCGGCTTCGAGATCGGCGGCTGCATCCTGATCGGCCTGGCGATCGGCTACTACCTGGACCGCTGGCTCGACACTTCGCCCGCGCTGCTCTTCGTGTTCATGGCCTTCGGTTTTGCCGCTGCGGTTCGCGTGATGATCCGCTTCATGAAGCAAGCTCAGATGCAACAAGATGATGCGGCGGGTTCGAAAGAACCGGGTCCGGAAGCCTGA